One segment of Mus caroli chromosome 6, CAROLI_EIJ_v1.1, whole genome shotgun sequence DNA contains the following:
- the LOC110296910 gene encoding regenerating islet-derived protein 3-beta — MLPPTAHISVVSWMMLSCLMLLSQVQGEDSLKNIPSARISCPKGSQAYGSYCYALFQIPQTWFDAEMACQKRPEGHLVSVLNSAEASFLSSMVKRTGSSYQYTWIGLHDPTLGAEPNGGGWEWSNNDVMNYFNWERNPSTALDRAFCGSLSRASGFLKWRDMTCEVKLPYVCKFTS, encoded by the exons ATGCTGCCTCCAACAGCACACATCTCCGTCGTGTCCTGGATGATGCTCTCCTGCCTGATGCTCTTATCTCAGGTTCAAG GTGAAGACTCCCTCAAGAATATACCCTCCGCACGCATTAGTTGCCCCAAGGGCTCCCAGGCTTATGGCTCCTACTGCTATGCCTTGTTTCAGATACCACAGACCTGGTTTGATGCAGAA ATGGCTTGCCAAAAGAGGCCTGAAGGACACCTCGTATCTGTGCTCAATAGCGCTGAGGCTTCATTCTTGTCCTCCATGGtgaagagaacaggaagcagCTACCAATACACTTGGATTGGGCTCCATGACCCCACTCTG GGTGCAGAACCCAATGGCGGCGGATGGGAATGGAGTAACAATGATGTGATGAATTACTTTAACTGGGAGAGGAACCCATCTACTGCCTTAGACCGTGCTTTCTGTGGCAGCTTGTCAAGAGCTTCTG GATTTCTAAAATGGAGAGATATGACATGTGAGGTGAAGTTGCCCTATGTCTGCAAATTTACCAGTTAA
- the LOC110296406 gene encoding pancreatic beta cell growth factor-like isoform X1, whose translation MMSHMTLHSMSWMLLCCLMSLSWVQGEQSKKELSSPRISCPQEAQAYGSYCYLLILKPQTWANAEIHCQKHFSGHLAFLLTYGEIIFVSSLVKNSLTTFPYIWIGLHDLSLGSLPNENGWRWSSSDPLTFYNWEIPPSVSAHHGYCAALSQASGYQKWRDYYCDTIFPYVCKFKG comes from the exons ATGATGTCTCACATGACCCTCCATAGCATGTCCTGGATGCTACTGTGTTGCCTGATGTCCCTTTCTTGGGTACAAG GTGAACAATCCAAGAAAGAACTGTCTTCTCCACGCATCAGCTGTCCCCAAGAAGCCCAAGCCTATGGCTCCTATTGCTATTTACTGATTCTGAAACCACAGACCTGGGCTAATGCAGAG ATCCACTGCCAGAAGCATTTCTCAGGACACCTGGCATTTCTGCTCACTTATGGTGAAATTATCTTTGTGTCCTCTCTGGTGAAAAACAGTTTGACCACATTCCCATACATCTGGATTGGACTCCATGATCTGTCACTT GGGAGCTTGCCCAATGAAAATGGATGGAGGTGGAGCAGCTCTGACCCTCTGACCTTCTATAACTGGGAGATACCGCCCTCCGTGTCTGCACACCATGGCTACTGTGCAGCTTTGTCTCAGGCCTCag GTTATCAGAAGTGGAGAGATTATTATTGTGACACAATATTTCCCTATGTCTGCAAATTCAAGGGTTAG
- the LOC110296406 gene encoding pancreatic beta cell growth factor-like isoform X2, with product MMSHMTLHSMSWMLLCCLMSLSWVQGEQSKKELSSPRISCPQEAQAYGSYCYLLILKPQTWANAEGSLPNENGWRWSSSDPLTFYNWEIPPSVSAHHGYCAALSQASGYQKWRDYYCDTIFPYVCKFKG from the exons ATGATGTCTCACATGACCCTCCATAGCATGTCCTGGATGCTACTGTGTTGCCTGATGTCCCTTTCTTGGGTACAAG GTGAACAATCCAAGAAAGAACTGTCTTCTCCACGCATCAGCTGTCCCCAAGAAGCCCAAGCCTATGGCTCCTATTGCTATTTACTGATTCTGAAACCACAGACCTGGGCTAATGCAGAG GGGAGCTTGCCCAATGAAAATGGATGGAGGTGGAGCAGCTCTGACCCTCTGACCTTCTATAACTGGGAGATACCGCCCTCCGTGTCTGCACACCATGGCTACTGTGCAGCTTTGTCTCAGGCCTCag GTTATCAGAAGTGGAGAGATTATTATTGTGACACAATATTTCCCTATGTCTGCAAATTCAAGGGTTAG
- the LOC110296405 gene encoding regenerating islet-derived protein 3-alpha: protein MLPQLVLNSISRMLLSCLLFVFQVQGEDSEKEMPSPHTSCPMGYKAYRSHCYALIVTPKSWFQADLACQKRPSGHLVSILSGGEASFVSSLVNGRVDNYQDIWIGLHDPTMGQQPNGGGWEWSNSDVLNYLNWDGDPSSTVNRGHCGSLTASSGFLKWGDYHCDGTLPFVCKFKQ, encoded by the exons ATGCTGCCTCAGCTGGTCCTCAACAGTATTTCCAGGATGCTGCTTTCCTGCCTGTTGTTTGTATTTCAGGTACAAG GTGAAGACTCCGAGAAGGAAATGCCCTCTCCACATACCAGCTGCCCCATGGGTTACAAGGCTTATCGCTCCCACTGCTATGCCTTAATTGTGACACCCAAATCCTGGTTTCAAGCAGAT CTGGCCTGCCAGAAGAGACCCTCAGGACACCTCGTGTCTATTCTTAGTGGAGGTGAGGCTTCCTTTGTGTCCTCCCTGGTGAATGGCAGAGTGGACAACTACCAAGACATCTGGATTGGGCTCCATGATCCAACAATG GGTCAACAACCCAATGGAGGTGGATGGGAGTGGAGTAACTCTGATGTGCTGAATTACCTTAACTGGGATGGGGATCCTTCCTCTACTGTCAACCGTGGTCACTGTGGGAGTCTGACAGCAAGCTCAG ggTTTCTGAAGTGGGGAGACTATCACTGTGATGGGACATTACCATTTGTCTGCAAGTTCAAGCAGTAG
- the LOC110297009 gene encoding lithostathine-2: MAQNNVYLILFLYLMFPSYSQGQVAEEDLPSAKINCPEGANAYGSYCYYLIEDRLTWGEADLFCQNMNAGHLVSILSQAESNFVASLVKESGTSATNVWTGLHDPKNNRRWHWSSGSLFLFKSWATGAPSTANRGYCVSLTSNTAYKKWKDENCEAQYSFVCKFKA, encoded by the exons ATGGCTCAGAACAATGTATACCTTATCCTGTTCTTATACCTGATGTTCCCGTCATACAGCCAAG GCCAGGTAGCTGAAGAAGACCTTCCTTCTGCCAAAATCAACTGCCCAGAGGGTGCCAACGCCTATGGTTCCTACTGTTATTATCTAATTGAAGACCGTTTGACCTGGGGGGAGGCTGAT CTCTTTTGCCAGAACATGAATGCAGGCCATCTGGTGTCAATACTCAGCCAGGCTGAGAGCAACTTTGTGGCCTCACTGGTTAAGGAGAGTGGTACCTCAGCTACCAATGTCTGGACTGGACTTCATGACCCTAAAAAT AACCGTCGTTGGCACTGGAGCAGTGGCTCCCTATTTCTCTTCAAGTCATGGGCCACTGGAGCTCCGAGCACTGCCAACCGTGGTTATTGTGTATCACTGACTTCAAACACAG CATACAAAAAATGGAAGGATGAAAACTGTGAGGCACAGTACTCCTTTGTCTGCAAGTTCAAAGCCTAA